A single Natrinema pellirubrum DSM 15624 DNA region contains:
- the psmB gene encoding archaeal proteasome endopeptidase complex subunit beta yields MNNPLSQGNGDPSPYEPELGSLPNGSQTGDDGTVTKTGTTTIGITTDEGVVIATDMRASLGGRFVSNKNVQKVEQIHPTGALTLVGSVGGAQSFISTLRAEVNLYESRRDEPMPIEALATLAGNFARGGPFRAINPILGGVDSEGSHVYSIDPAGGVMADDYTVTGSGMQLAYGLLEQEYEDDLSLEDAKSVAARAIKSAVERDTGSGNGVFLAEVTGEGVDIQGHEEFDAVI; encoded by the coding sequence ATGAATAACCCGCTCTCGCAGGGCAACGGCGACCCGTCGCCGTACGAGCCCGAACTGGGGTCGCTGCCGAACGGCAGCCAGACCGGCGACGACGGGACGGTCACCAAGACCGGGACGACGACCATCGGCATCACGACCGACGAGGGCGTCGTCATCGCGACGGACATGCGCGCCAGCCTCGGCGGGCGGTTCGTCTCGAACAAGAACGTCCAGAAGGTCGAGCAGATCCACCCGACCGGCGCACTGACGCTGGTCGGCTCCGTCGGCGGCGCGCAGTCGTTCATCTCGACGCTGCGAGCCGAGGTCAACCTCTATGAATCCCGGCGCGACGAGCCGATGCCGATCGAGGCGCTGGCGACGCTGGCGGGTAACTTCGCCCGCGGCGGCCCGTTCCGGGCGATCAACCCCATCCTCGGCGGCGTCGACAGCGAAGGCAGTCACGTCTACAGCATCGACCCCGCCGGCGGTGTCATGGCCGACGACTACACCGTCACCGGCTCCGGGATGCAACTGGCTTACGGCCTCCTCGAGCAGGAGTATGAGGACGACCTCTCGCTCGAGGACGCGAAGTCCGTCGCGGCCCGCGCGATCAAAAGCGCCGTCGAGCGCGACACCGGCTCGGGCAACGGCGTCTTCCTCGCGGAAGTCACCGGCGAGGGCGTCGACATTCAGGGCCACGAGGAGTTCGACGCGGTCATCTAA
- a CDS encoding Rrf2 family transcriptional regulator, translating to MSSIELTPSQKKILRALTNLHKESEDAIKGEDIAEQVDRNPGTIRNQMQSLKALQLVEGVPGPKGGYKPTAAAYEALEIQQMDEPAAVPMQHEGEPVDATIIEEIDLSSVHHPELCRAEIHIQGTLSDIHEDDSVTVGPTPLSKLLIEGTVDGKDDTNNILILRIDDMVAPAEEPAH from the coding sequence ATGTCATCCATCGAACTCACACCCAGCCAGAAGAAAATCCTCCGCGCGCTCACGAACCTCCACAAAGAGTCCGAAGATGCCATCAAAGGCGAGGACATCGCGGAACAGGTCGACCGCAACCCCGGCACGATCCGTAACCAGATGCAGAGTCTCAAAGCCCTCCAGCTCGTCGAGGGTGTACCGGGGCCGAAAGGTGGCTACAAGCCCACTGCAGCCGCCTACGAGGCACTCGAGATCCAGCAGATGGACGAGCCCGCCGCGGTCCCGATGCAACACGAGGGCGAACCAGTCGACGCCACCATCATCGAGGAAATCGACCTCTCGAGCGTTCACCACCCCGAACTCTGCCGGGCTGAGATCCACATTCAGGGGACGCTGAGCGACATCCACGAGGACGATTCGGTCACCGTCGGTCCGACGCCGCTCTCGAAGCTGCTGATCGAGGGAACAGTCGACGGCAAGGACGACACGAACAACATCCTGATCCTGCGGATCGACGACATGGTCGCGCCCGCCGAGGAACCGGCCCACTGA
- a CDS encoding SPW repeat domain-containing protein → MSEYDGTENPDTPWREDGTDEHDNRGDEGVTGGDKTPFEPNRAERGTWLSAAIALAGIAVLGQALLLELAAGQFWNDVFIGVTLSIAGAYNYVRRTNGAFGSMGVAVLVALVGLWLVAAPFLLGAGSGGVETTSEPGFWIDVVAGLLAAGLGIYSAIRIRRRRRAVDVRPTAT, encoded by the coding sequence ATGAGCGAGTACGACGGCACCGAGAACCCCGACACTCCCTGGCGAGAGGATGGAACCGACGAACACGACAACCGCGGGGACGAGGGGGTGACCGGCGGGGACAAAACGCCGTTCGAACCAAACCGGGCCGAACGCGGAACGTGGCTGTCGGCAGCGATCGCCCTGGCCGGGATCGCGGTCCTCGGGCAGGCGTTGCTTCTCGAACTGGCCGCGGGCCAGTTCTGGAACGATGTCTTCATCGGCGTGACGCTGTCGATCGCCGGCGCGTACAACTACGTCCGCCGCACGAATGGGGCGTTCGGGAGCATGGGCGTCGCGGTCCTCGTGGCGCTCGTCGGCCTCTGGCTCGTCGCCGCTCCGTTCCTGCTGGGTGCCGGCAGCGGCGGCGTCGAGACGACGAGCGAACCCGGCTTCTGGATCGACGTCGTCGCCGGACTGCTCGCCGCCGGACTGGGGATTTACAGCGCCATCCGGATCCGGCGTCGCCGCCGAGCCGTCGACGTCCGACCCACGGCGACGTGA
- the gyrA gene encoding DNA gyrase subunit A gives MSSDVPDPTDIEARAVENVRIEDEMEQSYIDYAMSVIAGRALPRVEDGLKPVHRRILYAMHEMGVSSGSSHRKSSSIVGETMGDYHPHGDSAIYDTLVRMAQDFSMRYPLVDGQGNFGSMDGDPAAAQRYTEARMSPISEELLADIEKDTVDFSANYDDRLQEPDVLPAAFPNLLVNGSSGIAVGMSTNIPPHNLGEVIDATIELIDDPDATVEDLMEHVKGPDFPTGANIVGRDAIYSAYKTGRGRLRVRAEFEVEEWKNGRERIVITELPFQANKARLVERIADDVNEGEIEGISDLRDESDRDGVRIVIELNRGANAEVVKNKLLENHLEKTFGVINLALVDGQPRVLSLKETLEEYVAHRREVVRRRSEYDLAEAEDRAHILEGRLTAVENAEDVVELIQNSETRSDAKENLQDAYDFSADQADHIVRMQLGSLTSMEAAEINEEYEEVQAEIERLTAILESEDELLSVIKEELREIKAEYADDRRTSIVEDEGTVTHEDLIPEEEVVVVMTEDDYVKRMPIDQFDPQGRGGKGIIGADVKEDDRVATVFRANTHDYLLCFTNQGEVYRLKTYEIPEMGRTARGKSAVNILDLDPGEDITAIVDTDALEDDEYVTMATRNGYVKRTAGEAFDNIRSTGIIAADLEAGDELVDVEVTDGSQDLVIATEGGMTIRFDEDEVRAMGRNARGVNGIKLQDGDAVAGLVATDEGDEQALLTVTENGYGKRTPLSEYSTQSRYGKGLIDIKTGERNGPVTAVKAVSDDDQLVLMSERGQIVRTRVDEISTVSRNTMGVIVMDVEEGDAVAAVDDIPAAAAETGDEPVDATD, from the coding sequence ATGAGTTCAGACGTACCCGATCCGACTGATATCGAGGCGCGAGCGGTAGAGAACGTCCGCATCGAGGACGAGATGGAACAGAGCTACATCGACTACGCGATGTCCGTCATCGCGGGGCGGGCGCTGCCCCGCGTCGAGGACGGTCTCAAGCCCGTCCACCGGCGCATCCTCTATGCGATGCACGAGATGGGTGTCTCGAGCGGCTCGAGCCACCGCAAATCCTCCTCGATCGTCGGGGAGACGATGGGTGACTACCACCCCCACGGTGACAGCGCGATCTACGACACCCTGGTCCGGATGGCCCAGGACTTCTCGATGCGATATCCCCTCGTGGACGGCCAGGGGAACTTCGGCTCGATGGACGGCGACCCGGCCGCCGCACAGCGATACACCGAGGCCCGGATGTCGCCGATCTCCGAGGAGTTGCTCGCGGACATCGAGAAAGACACCGTCGACTTCTCCGCGAACTACGACGACCGCCTGCAGGAACCCGACGTCCTGCCGGCAGCGTTCCCGAACCTACTCGTCAACGGATCCTCCGGGATCGCGGTCGGGATGTCGACGAACATCCCGCCGCACAATCTCGGCGAGGTGATCGACGCGACGATCGAACTGATTGACGACCCCGACGCGACGGTCGAAGACCTGATGGAACACGTCAAGGGACCCGACTTCCCGACCGGCGCGAACATCGTCGGGCGCGACGCGATCTACTCCGCCTACAAGACCGGGCGTGGCCGCCTCCGCGTCCGGGCCGAGTTCGAGGTCGAGGAGTGGAAGAACGGGCGTGAGCGGATCGTCATCACCGAACTCCCGTTCCAGGCCAACAAGGCCCGCCTCGTCGAGCGCATCGCCGACGACGTCAACGAAGGGGAGATCGAGGGGATCTCCGACCTGCGCGACGAGTCCGACCGCGACGGCGTCCGGATCGTCATCGAACTCAACCGCGGGGCAAACGCCGAGGTCGTCAAGAACAAACTGCTCGAGAACCACCTCGAGAAGACCTTCGGCGTCATCAACCTCGCGCTGGTCGACGGCCAGCCACGGGTCCTCTCGCTCAAGGAGACGTTAGAGGAGTACGTCGCCCACCGCCGCGAGGTCGTCCGCCGGCGCAGCGAGTACGACCTTGCGGAGGCCGAGGACCGCGCCCACATCCTCGAGGGCCGGCTGACGGCCGTCGAGAACGCCGAGGACGTGGTCGAACTGATCCAGAACAGCGAGACCCGATCGGACGCAAAGGAGAACCTCCAGGACGCCTACGACTTCTCCGCGGACCAGGCCGACCACATCGTCCGGATGCAACTGGGGAGTCTCACCTCGATGGAGGCCGCGGAGATCAACGAGGAGTACGAGGAGGTCCAGGCCGAGATCGAGCGCCTGACCGCCATCCTCGAGAGCGAGGACGAGTTGCTCTCAGTCATCAAGGAGGAACTCCGCGAGATCAAAGCCGAGTACGCCGACGACCGCCGGACCTCGATCGTCGAGGACGAGGGGACGGTCACCCACGAGGACCTCATCCCCGAGGAGGAGGTCGTCGTCGTCATGACCGAAGACGACTACGTCAAGCGGATGCCGATCGACCAGTTCGACCCCCAGGGACGGGGTGGCAAGGGCATCATCGGCGCGGATGTCAAGGAAGACGACCGCGTCGCGACGGTCTTCCGGGCGAACACCCACGATTACCTGCTCTGCTTTACCAATCAGGGCGAGGTCTACCGGCTCAAGACCTACGAGATCCCCGAGATGGGCCGGACGGCCCGCGGGAAATCCGCGGTCAACATCCTCGACCTCGATCCCGGCGAGGACATCACGGCCATCGTCGACACCGACGCCCTCGAGGACGACGAGTACGTGACCATGGCCACCCGGAACGGCTACGTCAAACGCACCGCCGGCGAGGCGTTCGACAACATCCGCTCGACGGGGATCATCGCCGCCGATCTCGAGGCGGGCGACGAACTCGTCGACGTCGAGGTCACCGACGGCTCGCAGGACCTGGTCATCGCGACCGAGGGCGGGATGACGATCCGCTTCGACGAGGACGAAGTCCGCGCGATGGGGCGAAACGCTCGCGGCGTCAACGGCATCAAACTGCAGGACGGCGATGCCGTGGCCGGACTGGTCGCGACCGACGAAGGCGACGAGCAGGCGCTGCTGACAGTGACCGAGAACGGCTACGGCAAGCGCACACCCCTTTCGGAGTACAGCACCCAGTCCCGGTACGGCAAGGGCCTGATCGACATCAAGACCGGCGAGCGAAACGGGCCCGTGACGGCCGTCAAAGCCGTCTCCGACGACGACCAGCTCGTACTGATGAGCGAACGTGGGCAGATCGTTCGGACCCGCGTCGACGAGATTTCGACCGTCAGCCGGAACACGATGGGCGTGATCGTCATGGACGTCGAGGAGGGCGACGCAGTCGCTGCGGTCGACGACATCCCGGCAGCCGCCGCCGAAACCGGCGACGAACCGGTCGACGCGACGGACTGA
- the psmA gene encoding archaeal proteasome endopeptidase complex subunit alpha has translation MQGQSQQQAYDRGITIFSPDGRLYQVEYAREAVKRGTASVGVRTPDGVVLAANRQISSPLMERSSVEKIHKADDHVGVASAGHVADARQLIDLARRRAQGEQLRYGQDIGVETLTRSITDHIQEYTQTGGARPFGVALLVGGVEDGQPRLFETDPSGTDYEWQAAAVGGDRDVIQGYLEEEYREDLDIDAGIELAISALNEPEEESVAAEAVDVATITTEDESFSTVDDERLESIVAEIDTEESDE, from the coding sequence ATGCAAGGACAATCCCAACAGCAGGCCTACGACCGGGGTATCACCATCTTCTCCCCGGACGGACGCCTCTACCAAGTCGAGTACGCTCGCGAAGCCGTCAAACGCGGTACCGCGAGCGTCGGCGTTCGAACGCCCGACGGCGTCGTCCTCGCCGCGAACCGCCAGATCAGCTCGCCGCTCATGGAGCGCTCGAGCGTCGAGAAGATCCACAAGGCAGACGACCACGTCGGCGTCGCAAGCGCCGGCCACGTCGCCGATGCGCGCCAGTTGATCGACCTCGCACGGCGACGCGCACAGGGCGAACAGCTCCGCTACGGTCAGGATATCGGCGTCGAGACGCTGACCCGATCGATCACCGATCATATCCAGGAGTACACCCAGACCGGCGGCGCGCGACCGTTCGGGGTCGCGCTGCTGGTCGGCGGTGTCGAGGACGGCCAGCCGCGGCTGTTCGAGACCGACCCCTCCGGCACCGACTACGAGTGGCAGGCCGCCGCCGTCGGCGGCGACCGCGACGTCATCCAGGGCTACCTCGAGGAGGAGTACCGCGAGGACCTGGACATCGATGCCGGCATCGAACTCGCCATCAGCGCGCTCAACGAGCCCGAAGAGGAGTCCGTCGCGGCCGAAGCGGTCGACGTCGCGACGATCACGACCGAGGACGAGTCGTTCAGTACGGTCGACGACGAGCGCCTCGAGTCGATCGTCGCGGAGATCGACACGGAGGAAAGCGATGAATAA
- a CDS encoding metal-dependent transcriptional regulator, with protein MMLSDVMEDYLKAIYQLQRGTDERIRTSEIAGELDVTSPTVTSMLDKLEERELVDREKYRGVTLTDEGETVALEIVRHHRLLEAYLTEHLDYDWSEVHAEADRLEHHISEDFEARVADALGEPTVDPHGSPIPGADLEPPERPAGKAISEFEEGAIVTVAEVADRDPEVLSYLADRGVEPGVELEILEVAPFGMVTARSSESEEPVSLPETVAHHVRVVTPAEPDPQG; from the coding sequence ATGATGCTGAGCGACGTGATGGAGGACTACCTCAAGGCGATCTACCAGCTCCAACGCGGGACCGACGAGCGGATCCGCACGTCCGAGATCGCCGGGGAGTTAGACGTCACGTCGCCGACGGTCACCAGCATGCTCGACAAGCTCGAGGAACGGGAACTCGTCGACCGCGAGAAGTACCGCGGCGTCACGCTGACCGACGAGGGCGAGACGGTCGCCCTCGAGATCGTGCGCCACCACCGCCTGCTCGAGGCCTACCTCACCGAGCATCTCGACTACGACTGGTCGGAGGTCCACGCCGAGGCCGACCGACTCGAACACCACATCAGCGAGGATTTCGAGGCCCGCGTCGCCGACGCGCTCGGCGAGCCCACGGTCGATCCCCACGGCTCGCCGATCCCGGGCGCCGACCTCGAGCCGCCCGAGCGGCCCGCAGGCAAGGCCATCTCCGAGTTCGAGGAGGGGGCGATCGTCACCGTCGCGGAGGTTGCCGACCGCGACCCCGAGGTTCTCTCCTATCTCGCCGACCGCGGCGTCGAACCCGGCGTCGAACTCGAGATTCTCGAGGTCGCCCCCTTCGGCATGGTGACTGCTCGCTCGAGCGAGAGCGAGGAGCCGGTATCGCTGCCCGAAACGGTCGCACACCACGTCCGCGTCGTGACCCCGGCAGAGCCGGATCCACAGGGATAG
- the gyrB gene encoding DNA topoisomerase (ATP-hydrolyzing) subunit B, which yields MSQESEYGAGQIQVLEGLEAVRKRPAMYIGSTDSRGLHHLVYEVVDNSIDEALAGHCDDITVSIHEDGSVSVADDGRGIPVDTHEEYDRPALEVILTVLHAGGKFDNKSYQVSGGLHGVGVSVVNALSERLEAEVKRDGGVFRHAFEGGEPVGDMERVRDMESDEETGTQIQFWPDTGIFETGEMSFSTLSNRLRELAFLNSGVRITLRDEREETDDGDVVSETYEYDGGIREFVEYLNETRSAMHEDVIYFEDEEQSIQIEVAMQATQELQGSIHAFANNINTREGGTHLTGFKTALTRTVNDYANENDLLSDLDNNLTGEDIREGLTAVISIKHPDPQFEGQTKTKLGNSEVRGIVESAMHEGLGTYFEEHPDTAESIVNKAVEAAKARMAAQKAEELTRRKSALESTSLPGKLADCQTKDPEEAELFIAEGDSAGGSAKQARNPDLQAILPIKGKILNVEKHRLDRILENDEIRNMITAIGAGIGDEFDIEDVRYKKIIMATDADVDGAHIRTLLLTFFYRHMRPLLEGGYVYATQPPLYRIRYRGETYDAMTEAERDEIVAEKCDGNPSQVQRFKGLGEMNPQQLWDTTMDPDNRILKQITIEDAAAADKMFSVLMGDAVEPRKQFIKEHAPEAEWIDI from the coding sequence ATGTCCCAGGAAAGCGAGTACGGAGCCGGGCAGATTCAGGTCTTAGAGGGCCTGGAGGCTGTACGAAAGCGACCGGCGATGTACATCGGCTCTACCGATTCTCGAGGACTCCACCATCTGGTCTACGAAGTGGTGGACAACTCGATCGACGAGGCACTGGCCGGCCACTGCGACGACATCACCGTCTCCATCCACGAGGACGGCTCGGTGAGCGTCGCCGACGACGGCCGCGGCATCCCCGTCGACACACACGAGGAGTACGACCGCCCTGCACTCGAGGTCATTCTGACCGTCCTCCACGCCGGCGGCAAGTTCGACAACAAGTCCTACCAGGTCTCCGGCGGCCTCCACGGCGTCGGCGTCAGCGTCGTCAACGCCCTCTCCGAACGACTCGAGGCCGAGGTCAAACGCGACGGCGGGGTCTTCCGCCACGCCTTCGAAGGCGGCGAACCCGTCGGCGACATGGAGCGGGTCCGCGATATGGAGTCCGACGAGGAGACCGGCACCCAGATTCAGTTCTGGCCCGACACCGGAATCTTCGAGACGGGCGAGATGTCGTTCTCGACGCTGTCGAACCGGCTCCGCGAACTGGCCTTCCTCAACTCGGGCGTTCGCATTACGCTCCGCGACGAGCGCGAGGAGACCGACGACGGCGACGTGGTCTCCGAGACCTACGAGTACGACGGCGGCATCCGCGAGTTCGTCGAGTACCTGAACGAGACGCGCTCGGCGATGCACGAGGACGTCATCTACTTCGAGGACGAGGAACAGAGCATCCAGATCGAGGTCGCGATGCAGGCCACACAGGAACTGCAGGGCTCGATCCACGCCTTCGCGAACAATATCAACACCCGCGAGGGTGGCACCCATCTCACCGGGTTCAAGACCGCTCTGACCCGGACGGTCAACGACTACGCCAACGAGAACGACCTCCTCTCGGACCTCGATAACAACCTCACGGGCGAGGACATCCGCGAGGGACTGACGGCGGTCATCTCGATCAAACACCCCGATCCCCAGTTCGAGGGCCAGACGAAGACGAAACTCGGCAACTCCGAAGTTCGAGGAATCGTCGAGAGCGCCATGCACGAGGGGCTCGGCACCTACTTCGAAGAACACCCCGACACCGCCGAGTCGATCGTCAACAAGGCCGTCGAGGCCGCCAAGGCCCGAATGGCCGCCCAGAAAGCCGAGGAACTCACGCGGCGCAAGTCCGCCCTCGAGTCGACCTCCCTCCCCGGGAAACTGGCCGACTGCCAGACCAAAGACCCCGAAGAGGCCGAACTGTTCATCGCGGAGGGTGACTCCGCGGGCGGCAGTGCGAAACAGGCCCGCAACCCCGACCTCCAGGCCATCCTGCCGATCAAAGGGAAGATCCTCAACGTCGAGAAACACCGGCTCGATCGCATCCTCGAGAACGACGAGATCCGGAACATGATCACCGCCATCGGCGCGGGGATCGGCGACGAGTTCGACATCGAGGACGTCCGGTACAAGAAGATCATCATGGCGACCGACGCCGACGTCGACGGGGCTCACATCCGGACGCTCCTGCTGACGTTTTTCTACCGGCACATGCGCCCGCTGCTCGAGGGTGGCTACGTCTACGCGACCCAGCCGCCGCTGTACCGGATCCGCTATCGCGGCGAGACCTACGACGCGATGACGGAGGCCGAACGCGACGAGATCGTCGCGGAGAAATGCGACGGCAACCCATCGCAGGTCCAGCGGTTCAAGGGGTTAGGCGAGATGAACCCCCAACAGCTCTGGGATACGACGATGGACCCGGACAACCGCATCCTCAAACAGATCACCATCGAGGACGCGGCCGCGGCGGACAAGATGTTCTCCGTCCTGATGGGCGACGCCGTCGAACCCCGCAAGCAGTTCATCAAGGAACACGCGCCGGAAGCCGAGTGGATCGACATTTGA
- a CDS encoding NRAMP family divalent metal transporter, whose amino-acid sequence MEEHSTVVDVPVEKAKQTVHQYGLGLLFAANIFGAGSVYILTQAGVSFGFGLLWVLPLALGVGLTMHEMSARLAAKDEPLMDYIRDVIGPTAAKPFALGIAFIMQFWSVANYALAGAALVFLTPLSNLYVGIILMAALGISLVELRVYSRIEGVIATLVLAIFASYLVIVANLQPALGGVAMGFVPTISGDLNYLTMIIALMGTTVYYPNFFIQTSMQHEKDWTNVSRYRKDHTVGLAAVVALSATVVIAAAMAVPDGTLTLTAPAEPLIDMIGPWVLGVFVLAVGAASFTSATGTLFAAGFMVPQSYELTTQFGDMHFRRTVHFLIGLSVVLAIPILAFTDFTPVRLALLMPAVNGVVGLPITALALFAAIKRYFEPSRLEQAIFFAAVVAMFLTSLVTAESLVRSIAGLL is encoded by the coding sequence ATGGAAGAACACAGTACCGTGGTCGACGTTCCTGTCGAAAAGGCCAAACAAACAGTTCACCAGTACGGGCTCGGTCTCCTCTTCGCAGCGAATATTTTCGGAGCCGGGTCCGTCTACATCCTGACACAGGCGGGCGTCAGTTTCGGGTTCGGCCTGTTGTGGGTCCTGCCGCTGGCACTCGGCGTCGGGCTGACGATGCACGAAATGTCGGCTCGCCTCGCGGCGAAGGACGAACCGCTCATGGACTATATCAGGGACGTGATCGGCCCGACGGCGGCGAAACCGTTCGCGCTCGGAATCGCGTTCATCATGCAGTTCTGGAGCGTGGCGAACTACGCGCTCGCGGGAGCCGCACTGGTCTTTCTGACCCCACTGTCGAACCTGTACGTGGGGATAATCCTCATGGCGGCGCTGGGCATCTCGCTCGTTGAACTCCGGGTGTACAGCCGCATCGAGGGCGTCATCGCGACGCTCGTTCTCGCGATCTTCGCCTCGTATCTGGTCATCGTCGCGAACCTCCAGCCCGCGCTTGGCGGCGTCGCGATGGGGTTCGTCCCGACGATATCCGGTGATCTGAACTATCTCACGATGATCATCGCGCTGATGGGGACGACCGTCTACTATCCGAACTTCTTCATCCAGACGAGCATGCAACACGAGAAAGACTGGACGAACGTCTCCCGCTACCGCAAAGATCACACCGTCGGACTGGCGGCCGTCGTCGCGCTCAGCGCGACGGTCGTCATCGCGGCGGCGATGGCCGTCCCCGACGGGACGCTCACCCTGACTGCCCCCGCGGAACCGCTGATCGACATGATCGGCCCGTGGGTACTCGGGGTGTTCGTCCTCGCGGTCGGTGCCGCCTCCTTCACGAGCGCGACCGGAACGCTGTTCGCCGCCGGCTTCATGGTCCCGCAGTCGTACGAACTCACGACCCAGTTCGGCGACATGCACTTCCGCCGGACCGTCCACTTCCTGATCGGCCTCTCGGTCGTCCTCGCGATCCCGATCCTCGCGTTCACCGACTTCACGCCGGTCAGGCTGGCGCTGCTCATGCCCGCCGTCAACGGCGTCGTCGGGCTGCCGATCACGGCGCTTGCACTGTTTGCGGCGATCAAGCGCTACTTCGAGCCGAGTCGACTCGAGCAAGCGATTTTCTTTGCGGCCGTGGTCGCGATGTTCCTGACGTCGCTCGTGACCGCCGAATCGCTCGTTCGCTCGATCGCCGGGCTGCTCTGA